In Mycobacterium sp. ITM-2016-00317, the genomic window GGTTTGGGTGAGGGGTTGTCGGTACGGTAATCTCGGCGCTCGGCCGTTGTGGTTTGACGGGGCTATAGCTCAGGCGGTTAGAGCGCTTCGCTGATAACGAAGAGGTCGGAGGTTCGAGTCCTCCTAGCCCCACGGAAAGGTGCATGTCGATGCGGCTGGTGCTTCTGATCGGCGCGGGCCTCGCGGCCGCCGCGGTGCTCGTGTGGCGCACCCAGCACGGCCCCGAGGTGTGGCACACCTTGGCGGAGTCGGCACCCGACGCACCTTGATCGGCCAGGGGCCTTAGCTCAGTTGGTAGAGCGCTGCCTTTGCAAGGCAGATGTCAGGAGTTCGAATCTCCTAGGCTCCACAGTTCACATTTCACGGCGTCAACATTCCACGTCAACATTCCACGACGTTGAGCGCCAGTCCCCCGCGCGACGTTTCTTTGTACTTCTCGGCCATGTCGGCCCCGGTGTCGCGCATGGTCTTGATCGCGGTGTCCAGGCTGACGTGGTGGTTGCCGTCGCCGAACAGCGCCATCCGGGCGGCGGTGATCGCCTTCACCGATGCGACGGCGTTGCGTTCGATGCACGGGATCTGCACCAGTCCCCCGACCGGGTCGCACGTCAGCCCGAGGTTGTGCTCGATGCCGATCTCGGCCGCGTTCTCGACCTGCGCCGGCGTCGCGCCCAGCACCGCGGCCAGCCCGCCCGCGGCCATCGAGCAGGCCGAGCCCACCTCGCCCTGACAACCGACCTCGGCACCGGATATCGACGCGTTGGCCTTGAAGAGCTGTCCGATCGCGGCCGCGGTCAGCAGGAACTCGACCACCCCGTCCTCGTCGGCACCCGGAACGAAGCGCCAGTAGTAGTGCAGCACTGCGGGGATGATCCCGGCGGCACCGTTGGTGGGTGCGGTCACCACCCGCCCGCCTGCGGCGTTCTCCTCGTTGACCGCCAGCGCGTACACGGTGACCCAGTCGATCGCATACAGCGGGTCGGTCGGGTCGTCCTGCAGCGACTGCGCGAGCGCCCTGGCCCGCCGACGGACATGCAGGCGCCCGGGAAGCGTGCCGTCGGCGACCAGCCCGTTGCCGACGCATTCGCGCATGACGGCCCAGATACCCAGCAGCCCGGTCCGCAGCCGTGGCCCGTTGCCCATTGCCTCCTCGTTGGCGGCGACCAGATCAGCGATGCTGCAACGATTCTCGACAGCGAGGGCGATGAGGTCGGCGCCGGTGCGGAACGGGTACGGCAGGGCCACGTCATCGCCGGAGGGCGCCCGGGCCTGTTCCTCGTCGACGACGAAGCCGCCGCCCACCGAGTAGTACACCCGCTGCGCCAGCTGTGAGCCGTCGCCGGCATGGGCGGTGAACACCATTCCGTTGCTGTGGAAGTCCATGGGCTGCAACGACAGAACGATGTCGGTGGCCATGTCGAAGTCGACCTGCGGTCCGCCGCCGACCCGCAGCAGACCGGTGTCGGCGACCTCGGCCACCCGAAGCCTCGCCGCGACCGGGTCGACGGTCTCGGGATCGGCGCCCTCCAGGCCGAGCACCACCGCCCCGGGCGTGCCGTGCCCGGCACCGGTGGCGCCCAGCGATCCGTACAACTCGACCCGGAGCCGGGCCAGCGCCGCCAGTGACCCGTCGGCGGCCAGGCTGTCGACGAAGCGCTTGGCCGCGCGCATCGGACCCACGGTGTGGGAACTCGACGGCCCGATGCCGACAGAGAACAGATCGAACACCGAGACCGCCATCGGATGCAGCTACGGCTTCGGTGTGACTTCGACGCTGGGCGGCAGCGGCGACGGTTCGGGTTGGTGGGAGCGGCGCAGGATCGAGAACGTCACCGCTCCCCCGGCCAGCACCGCGACCGCGATGCCCGCCAGCACCAGCGGGCGGCGGCGTCCGCGGGATCGGCGGGGTTCCCGGGCCTTCTGCAGCGCCTCCGGGAGACCGGCGACGACCTCCTGAACGGCGGCCACCTCGTGGGAGAGGGTTTCCTGGGCCGCGGCGAGCTCGGCCTTGAGCTGGCGGGCGACCTTGCTTCGTCGGTACCGGTCGCCTGCCCACGCGGCCGTGGACCGCACGGAATCGACTCCGAGGCCCACCGCTCCCCTGGTGACGTCGACCGGGCCGACGGCCGAGTACTTCAGCCCCCGGCCCAGCCGGCGGCTCGGGGTCAGGCGTACGCGGGTCTCGGAGCTCATGTCCCACCTCTTCTCGGGCTCGCGGATGTGGCCCCACCCAGCGTGCCATCCCCGGCTACGGCACGGTGGCCGGTTGGCGGTCGGAGGCCGCGTGGCAGACTGGATTCCCGTGACGAGTCCCATTCAGACCGCGACCGCAACCCTGCACACCAACCGCGGCGACATCAAGATCGCTCTCTTCGGAAACCACGCCCCGAAGACCGTGTCCAACTTCGTCGGACTGGCCCAGGGCACCAAGGAATACAGCACGGAGAACGCGTCGGGCGGCTCGTCGGGGCCGTTCTACGACGGGGTGATCTTCCACCGCGTCATCGAAGGTTTCATGATCCAGGGCGGTGACCCCACCGGTACGGGCCGCGGCGACGCGGGCTACAAGTTCGCCGACGAGTTCCATCCGGAACTGCAGTTCGACAAGCCCTACCTGCTGGCCATGGCCAACGCCGGCCCGGGCACCAACGGTTCGCAGTTCTTCATCACCGTGACCGAGACGCCACACCTGAACCGGCGCCACACGATCTTCGGTGAGGTCGTCGATCCGGAGTCGCGCAAGGTCGTCGATGCGATCGCCGCCACCGCGACGGACCGTAGCGACCGCCCCGTCGACCCGGTCGTCATCGAGTCGATCACCATCTCCTAGACGTCTGCGGTACCGGCGCCGGGCGCATACCCGGCGTCGGTCAGCACGTCCAGTACATGTAGCGGGTCGGTGCCCAGATCCCACCGGCTCAGCACCAGTAGCCGGTCATCGGTGGTGTCCACTTCCAGCAGCCGCATCTTGCGGCCGATGCGCCGGAACTCGGTGATGCGGATGCGCGTGATGTCCGACTTGGTCAGTCGCCGCGTGCCGAACCACCCGCGGTAGACCAGAGCGCCATCGGCGATTGCCAGTTTTGGACGTGCGCGCCAAGACATGAGTGCAAACACGATCAACCCGACTGCGGCAACACCGATCAGAAGCCGCCCCGGAGGGTCTGTGACCAGGGTCACAGCGCCTATCGCCAGCACCACACCCAAAATTCCGGTCACGATGATGCCTGCGGGTGACGGGCCCCACTTTGTTTGCTGCATTCGGTTTTCACACCCTCCTACCGCGATAAATGCGGTTATCCACAGGTGCTATCCCCAATGGGGATGAATAACATCCGTGTGATCCGATGACGTCCCCGTAGACGGCAGGACAACGCCAGGTGTCCACAATGGATTCAATCCAACCGGCGTGCCGGTCACCGCCAGCGCATGGTGAGCAAAAGGCCGGTGATCATGAAGGCAAACGCGATCGCGTAGTTCCACACGTTCAGATCGGCCATCCACTGCAGGAATCCCGGCACGTCGGGACCGCTGCCGGCGAGCTGGAACACGATCAGCCACACCAGGCCGATCAGCATCAGGCTCACGAACAGCACCACGAACCAGGTGCCGGACGGCCCCGCCTTGACCTTGACCGGAGTACGGCTCACCGGGTTGATGGTGAAGCCGTTCTTCTTACGGACCTTGGACTTGGGCATGCGTACCTTCGGACAGTCGGCGCCGCCACTGGCACCGGTGCCACAAACGACCGGTCAGTGCGACGATGTGTAGGGAAAGCCTAACGCAGGCCGGCCGGGCCTCTTCGAAAGAGACGACACCGATGAACGACCGCAGTGTCACCACGCGCAGAAGATCCGTGTGGCGCTTCGGCGTGCCGGTCGTCTGCGTGGCGGCGGGCCTGCTGCTCGGGGCGACCCACGGGGTCTCCGGCGGTGACGAGATCCGGCGCAGCGACGCCCCGCGGCTGGTCGACCTGGTGCGGGACGCCCAGCAGTCGGTGGACCGGGGAACCGCCGAGCGCGAGGCCCTGGCACTGGAGATCGACAACCACCACGGCGGCTCCCCTGGCACCGACGCCGCGCTGTCGGCGATCGTCAGCCGTGGCGACGCGCTGGCCGCCCAATCGGGACTGGCGCCGCTGCGCGGCCCCGGTCTGGTCGTGACGCTCAATGACGCGCAGCGCGACGCACAGGGCCGCTTCCCGCGGGACGCGTCGCCCGACGACCTGGTGGTGCACCAGCAGGACATCACGGCGGTGATCAACGCGCTGTGGGCCGCGGGCGCCGAAGGCATCCAGGTCCAGGACCAGCGCATCATCGGCACCTCCGCGCCCCGGTGCGTGGGCAACACGCTGCTGCTCAACGGCCGCACCTACAGCCCGCCGTATGTGGTGACGGCGATCGGTGATCCCGCGGCCATGCAGGCGGCGCTGGCGGAGGCGCCGCTGGTGACGCTGTACAAGCGGTACGCAGCGCGGTTCGGTCTCGGCTACACCGAGGAAGTTCGCGATGTCGAACTGGTCGGGCACCAGGAATCGGTCCGGATGAAGTACGCGCAGCCACTCGGCCCGCTGGGATACTGAGTAGCTAAAACTTTCAAGACCGTCAAAATCTCCGCGCGCTGACTCTTGGCGTGTTATATCTGATCCTGTTCAAACGGATGACGTGAACAGGGATAAGAACGTTTATCTCCAGACACAGCAACTACGTAACCCACATCTGCCATCCTCTTGTGGCATTTGCCGTTCCTTGCTGGAGTGAGCAGCAGCAAAGTCTGAACCCGATCGGGGGATCATGGGAAGACACAGCGCGCCGAAGAAACGCATCGCGCGGAGCAAGCTCATCGCCGCGATGGCCGCGCCCGCGGCGGTATGTCTGTCGTGGACGCCCACCGCGCCGGCAGCCACCGTCCTCGGCGTCGAGGGCACCGGTCAGCCGAAAGGCACCACGCAGACCGCGTTCAACGGGGCGTTCTGCCAGCAGAACACCTGTAAGTCGATCAACAACAACCGGACGCCGTTCGACGTCGCCCTGGGTTCGGCGCAGATCCACAACGCGGTCGCCGCCACCCCCGGTGACGTGATCGTGTTGGCCTACTCGCTCGGCGCGGCGTCGACCTACCACCGGCTGCGCCAGTGGGCCAACAACCCCGCGCAGGCCCCCGATCCCGACCGCGTCCTGGTCGTCACGTTCGGCAATCCGGAGAACAGATTCGGCGGGGACGACCGCGCCATGTTCTGGACCGGCCTGCCGAGAGTGCAACCGTACGAGCATCTGGATGTGGCGATGCAGTACGACAGCGTCGCCGACCGTCCCACCCGCTGGGGTTGGTTCTCCTCGGTCAACGCCACCTTCGCGCGGCATCTGTCCTACTTCGGGGACGTCGACATCAACGATCCCGACAATCTGGTCTATCGCGACGGCAACACGACCTACATGCTGATCAAGGCCGACGTGTTGCCGATGCTGAAGTGGATGGACTGGTTCGTCGGCGACGCCGTCATGGCCGGGCTGGACCGTTTCTTCCGGCCGCTGGTCGAGATGGACTACCGGCGGCCGGCGTTCATCGCGCAGGGCGAGGGCGCGGACTGGGGTAATGAAAATCCGCCGCCCAGCCTCGAGCCCGCGGCCCGGGGCCTGGTGGAGAACGAGACCGCGGCGCAGGCCGCACGCGATGCCGACGGTGCAGACCAGGACGAGCCTGGGCTGCCGGACACCCCGCAGCCTGCCGACGCTGACGACGTCCTGCTCAGCGAGCCCGAGGCACTCCCCCGCGACGAGATCGTCGAGGACGACGAGAACGACCCGGACGTCGTGCCCGATGAGGACCCAGACCTCGACGCCGACCTGGACGCGGACCTAGACCTTGACGAGGAACCGGAAACCGAACCCGTGACCGAGCCGGAACCCCAGACCGAACCCGAGACCGAGCCGGCAGACACGGACACGGCCCAGGACAGCGACCCGGGGTCCGCGGATTCGCTCTGAGCGGCAGCGCAGGCCCTGGCGGTAACCTGTCCGAATGCAGGTCTTGGTCGTCGACAACTACGACAGCTTCGTGTTCAACCTGGTCCAGTACCTGGGCCAGCTCGGGGTGGACGCCCAGGTGTGGCGCAACGACGACGACCGTCTGGCCACCGACGCCGACCTCCGCCGCGCGGCCGAGGAGTTCGACGGTGTGCTGCTGAGCCCCGGGCCGGGAACGCCCGAACGTGCCGGGGCCTCCATCGGGCTGGTGCACGCGTGCGCCGCCGCCGGCACCCCGCTGCTGGGCGTGTGCCTAGGCCACCAGGCGATCGGGGTGGCCTTCGGCGGCACCGTCGACCGGGCGCCGGAACTGTTGCACGGCAAGACCAGCACGGTGCATCACACCAACCAGGGTGTGCTCAAGGGTCTGCCGGACCCGTTTATCGCGACCCGCTACCACTCGCTGACGATCCTGCCCGAGACGATGCCCGCCGAGCTCGAGGTCACCGCCACCACCGTCCGCGGCGAACGCAGCGGCAACACCGACGAAGGCGGCGTCATCATGGGCGTGCGCCACGTCGAGCTGCCGATCCACGGCGTGCAGTTCCACCCCGAGTCGATCCTGACCCAGGGCGGGCACCGGATGCTGGCCAACTGGCTGGGCTTCTGCGGGCAGGCGCCGGCCGAGAACCTGGTCCGTGAACTCGAAGACGAGGTCGCCGGCGCCGTCGCGGCCGCTACGACGCGAAGTTCAGCGTAATTCTGCTGCCGAAGTTCACACCCGTGCCCGGAGGCGGGGTCTGGCTCACGACCGCATTGGTGCGCAAGCCGCTGTTGGGCACGTCGGCACCCTTGTCGAGCACCCCGGTCCAGCCCAGCGCGCGCAGCCGCGGCTCGGCGTCGGTCCAGAACTGGCCGGTCAGATCCGGCATCACGAACTGGTTGCCGCGCGACACCTGAATCTGGATCACCGAATCCTGCGGGACGGTCTGACCGGCGGCGGGCTCGAGGCCGACGACCTGTCCGGACGACACGGTGCTGTCCACTTCGACCGGCACCGACTTGGTGAACCCGGACGCGGCGAGCACCTGCTGGCACGTCTCCACGGTCTGGCTGACGCATTCCGGCACCAGCGCGGACGCCGGGCCCTTGCCGACCACGATCGTGATCTCGTTGGTGATCGCCGAGGTCTGGTTGGCCGGCGGCACCGTCGAGAGCACCCGGTCCTTCTGCTCGGGCGTCGATGTCGAGGTCGTCTGACGGAAGCGTTCGAACCCGGCGTCGGTGAGCCTGCGTACCGCATCGGTGTAGCCGAGGCCGGACACATCCGGCACCTCGCGCTGCTCGGGGCCGGTGGACACGTTCAGCGTGATCTCGTCGCCTGCGCCGACCGCGGTGTCGGCGTCGGGCTCGGTGTTGATCACGTGATCCGGCGGCACCTCCGAATCCGGCTTCTGCTGGGTGCGGATGGTGAAGCCGCGGTTCTGCAGCGTGGCGATCGCGTCGGCGGACGCCTGACCGCGCACATCGGGGACCTGCACGTCGCGGGTCTCGCCGCCGAAGGTGTTGATGCCGATGGTGACCAGCACCGTCAGCACGGCGAGCACGGCGACGGCGATCAGCCAGCGGCCCAGCGACCCGCCGCCGGCACGCTCCTCGTACCGGGGCTGATGGCCCTCGGGCTCGCCGGGTTCGGCGCGGTGATGCGCCGGGGCTGAGGCCAGCATCGAGGTGCGCTCGGCGTCGGTGAACACCTTGGGGGCGTCGGGGGTCTCGCCGCTGTGCACGCGCACCAGGTCGGCGCGCATCTCCGCGGCCGTCTGGTAGCGGTTGTCGGGGTTCTTGGCCAGCGCCTTGAGTACCACCGCGTCCAGCTCGGGAGAGATGCCGCTGTGCCGCTGCGACGGCGGCACCGGATCCTCCCGGACGTGCTGGTAGGCCACCGCGACCGGCGAATCACCGACGAACGGCGGCTCCCCGGTCAGCATCTCGTAGAGCACACAGCCCAGCGAGTAGACGTCCGAGCGGGCGTCGACCTTCACGCCGCGGGCCTGCTCGGGCGACAGGTACTGCGCGGTGCCGATCACCGCCGCGGTCTGGGTCACCGGGTTGCCCGCGTCGGCGAGCGCGCGGGCGATGCCGAAGTCCATCACCTTCACCGCGCCGGTCTTGCTGATCATGATGTTGGCGGGCTTGACGTCGCGGTGGATGATGCCGTGCTGGTGGCTGAAGTTCAGGGCCTGGCAGGCGTCGGCGATCACCTCGATCGCGCGCTGGGGCGGCATGGGCCCGTCGTTGTGCACGATGTCGCGCAGCGTCACCCCGTCGACGTACTCCATCACGATGTACGGCAGCGGCCCGGTCGGCGTCTCGGCCTCACCGGTGTCGTACACCGCGACGATGGCCGGGTGGTTCAGCGCGGCGGCGTTCTGCGCCTCGCGGCGGAACCGCAGGTAGAAGCTCGGGTCGCGGGCCAGGTCGGCGCGCAACACCTTGATCGCGACGTCGCGGTGCAGGCGCAGGTCGCGGGCGAGGTGGACCTCGGACATCCCGCCGAAGCCCAGGATCTCCCCCACCTCGTAGCGGTCGGACAGGTGCTTGGGGGTTGTCATCTCAACATCTGTTCTGAAACGTGCAGGGTCACCCGGTGTGACGGTCCGTCAACAGGCCGGGATACCCAATTTCGGTCGGGTTCATGATCAACGATGGCCGGTGGCGCCGCGCCAGGGGTCTCCGGCGGCGGCGCGGTCTCGCTGGTCGGGGTCTCGGTGACGGTGGTCGGCGCCGGGCGGTCCTTGCGGTCCTGGGCGTTGAGCACGATCAGGATGGCGATCACGATCGCCAGCGCCCCGAGCACACCGGCGGCCCACAGCAGCGCGCGCTGCCCGGAGGAGAACGTGCGCCGCGCCGGCGGAGCCGAGCGGTGGTGACTGCCGGTCGCGCGGGTGCGCGACGTCTGCACCGGGCCGCGGCCGGTGGCCTCGGCGACGGGGCGGGCCGCGATGGCGGGCGGCACCGCGGTCGGCGCCGCACGCCCGATCGACGGCGCCGCGTTCGGCCTGGGCGGCCGGCGACCCGCGCGGACCGCGGCGACGGCGTCGGCGAACGGACCGCCGGATTTGTAGCGCATGCCGGGGTTCTTCACCAGCGTGATCTCGATGAGTTCACGCACGTTGGGCGGCAGATCGGCCGGCAGCGGCGGAGGGGTCTCCTTGATGTGTTTCATCGCGACGGTCAGCGCGCCGTCGCCGGTGAACGGGCGCTTGCCCGACACGGCTTCGTAGCCGACCACACCCAGCGAGTACACGTCGCTGGCCGCGGTGGCGTCATGGCCGAGGGCCTGTTCGGGCGCGATGTACTGCGCGGTGCCCATCACCATGCCGGTCTGGGTCACCGGCGCCGCGTCGACGGCCTTGGCGATGCCGAAGTCGGTCAGCTTCACCTGGCCGGTCGGGGTGATCAGGATGTTGCCCGGCTTGACGTCGCGGTGCACCAGCCCCGCGGAGTGGGCGACCTGCAGCGCCCGCCCGGTCTGCTCGAGCATGTCCAGCGCGTGGCGCAGCGACAGCCGCCCGGTGCGCTTGATGACGGAGTTCAGTGGTTCCCCGTTGACCAGCTCCATGACCAGGTAGGCGGTGCGGCCTTCGCCGTCGATGTCGGTCTCGCCGTAGTCGTACACGCCGGCGATGCCCGGATGGTTGAGCATCGCCACGGTGCGCGCCTCGGCGCGGAACCGTTCGACGAACTCGGGGTCGGTCGAGTACTCGGC contains:
- a CDS encoding protein kinase domain-containing protein, giving the protein MSPRVGVTLSGRYRLQRLIATGGMGQVWEGVDSRLGRRVAIKVLKAEYSTDPEFVERFRAEARTVAMLNHPGIAGVYDYGETDIDGEGRTAYLVMELVNGEPLNSVIKRTGRLSLRHALDMLEQTGRALQVAHSAGLVHRDVKPGNILITPTGQVKLTDFGIAKAVDAAPVTQTGMVMGTAQYIAPEQALGHDATAASDVYSLGVVGYEAVSGKRPFTGDGALTVAMKHIKETPPPLPADLPPNVRELIEITLVKNPGMRYKSGGPFADAVAAVRAGRRPPRPNAAPSIGRAAPTAVPPAIAARPVAEATGRGPVQTSRTRATGSHHRSAPPARRTFSSGQRALLWAAGVLGALAIVIAILIVLNAQDRKDRPAPTTVTETPTSETAPPPETPGAAPPAIVDHEPDRNWVSRPVDGPSHRVTLHVSEQMLR
- a CDS encoding aminodeoxychorismate/anthranilate synthase component II, which translates into the protein MQVLVVDNYDSFVFNLVQYLGQLGVDAQVWRNDDDRLATDADLRRAAEEFDGVLLSPGPGTPERAGASIGLVHACAAAGTPLLGVCLGHQAIGVAFGGTVDRAPELLHGKTSTVHHTNQGVLKGLPDPFIATRYHSLTILPETMPAELEVTATTVRGERSGNTDEGGVIMGVRHVELPIHGVQFHPESILTQGGHRMLANWLGFCGQAPAENLVRELEDEVAGAVAAATTRSSA
- the crgA gene encoding cell division protein CrgA; protein product: MPKSKVRKKNGFTINPVSRTPVKVKAGPSGTWFVVLFVSLMLIGLVWLIVFQLAGSGPDVPGFLQWMADLNVWNYAIAFAFMITGLLLTMRWR
- the pknB gene encoding Stk1 family PASTA domain-containing Ser/Thr kinase, which gives rise to MTTPKHLSDRYEVGEILGFGGMSEVHLARDLRLHRDVAIKVLRADLARDPSFYLRFRREAQNAAALNHPAIVAVYDTGEAETPTGPLPYIVMEYVDGVTLRDIVHNDGPMPPQRAIEVIADACQALNFSHQHGIIHRDVKPANIMISKTGAVKVMDFGIARALADAGNPVTQTAAVIGTAQYLSPEQARGVKVDARSDVYSLGCVLYEMLTGEPPFVGDSPVAVAYQHVREDPVPPSQRHSGISPELDAVVLKALAKNPDNRYQTAAEMRADLVRVHSGETPDAPKVFTDAERTSMLASAPAHHRAEPGEPEGHQPRYEERAGGGSLGRWLIAVAVLAVLTVLVTIGINTFGGETRDVQVPDVRGQASADAIATLQNRGFTIRTQQKPDSEVPPDHVINTEPDADTAVGAGDEITLNVSTGPEQREVPDVSGLGYTDAVRRLTDAGFERFRQTTSTSTPEQKDRVLSTVPPANQTSAITNEITIVVGKGPASALVPECVSQTVETCQQVLAASGFTKSVPVEVDSTVSSGQVVGLEPAAGQTVPQDSVIQIQVSRGNQFVMPDLTGQFWTDAEPRLRALGWTGVLDKGADVPNSGLRTNAVVSQTPPPGTGVNFGSRITLNFAS
- a CDS encoding peptidylprolyl isomerase, translated to MADWIPVTSPIQTATATLHTNRGDIKIALFGNHAPKTVSNFVGLAQGTKEYSTENASGGSSGPFYDGVIFHRVIEGFMIQGGDPTGTGRGDAGYKFADEFHPELQFDKPYLLAMANAGPGTNGSQFFITVTETPHLNRRHTIFGEVVDPESRKVVDAIAATATDRSDRPVDPVVIESITIS
- a CDS encoding DUF881 domain-containing protein gives rise to the protein MNDRSVTTRRRSVWRFGVPVVCVAAGLLLGATHGVSGGDEIRRSDAPRLVDLVRDAQQSVDRGTAEREALALEIDNHHGGSPGTDAALSAIVSRGDALAAQSGLAPLRGPGLVVTLNDAQRDAQGRFPRDASPDDLVVHQQDITAVINALWAAGAEGIQVQDQRIIGTSAPRCVGNTLLLNGRTYSPPYVVTAIGDPAAMQAALAEAPLVTLYKRYAARFGLGYTEEVRDVELVGHQESVRMKYAQPLGPLGY
- a CDS encoding PH domain-containing protein codes for the protein MQQTKWGPSPAGIIVTGILGVVLAIGAVTLVTDPPGRLLIGVAAVGLIVFALMSWRARPKLAIADGALVYRGWFGTRRLTKSDITRIRITEFRRIGRKMRLLEVDTTDDRLLVLSRWDLGTDPLHVLDVLTDAGYAPGAGTADV
- a CDS encoding L-serine ammonia-lyase, whose product is MAVSVFDLFSVGIGPSSSHTVGPMRAAKRFVDSLAADGSLAALARLRVELYGSLGATGAGHGTPGAVVLGLEGADPETVDPVAARLRVAEVADTGLLRVGGGPQVDFDMATDIVLSLQPMDFHSNGMVFTAHAGDGSQLAQRVYYSVGGGFVVDEEQARAPSGDDVALPYPFRTGADLIALAVENRCSIADLVAANEEAMGNGPRLRTGLLGIWAVMRECVGNGLVADGTLPGRLHVRRRARALAQSLQDDPTDPLYAIDWVTVYALAVNEENAAGGRVVTAPTNGAAGIIPAVLHYYWRFVPGADEDGVVEFLLTAAAIGQLFKANASISGAEVGCQGEVGSACSMAAGGLAAVLGATPAQVENAAEIGIEHNLGLTCDPVGGLVQIPCIERNAVASVKAITAARMALFGDGNHHVSLDTAIKTMRDTGADMAEKYKETSRGGLALNVVEC
- the cwsA gene encoding cell wall synthesis protein CwsA — translated: MSSETRVRLTPSRRLGRGLKYSAVGPVDVTRGAVGLGVDSVRSTAAWAGDRYRRSKVARQLKAELAAAQETLSHEVAAVQEVVAGLPEALQKAREPRRSRGRRRPLVLAGIAVAVLAGGAVTFSILRRSHQPEPSPLPPSVEVTPKP
- a CDS encoding PE-PPE domain-containing protein; translation: MGRHSAPKKRIARSKLIAAMAAPAAVCLSWTPTAPAATVLGVEGTGQPKGTTQTAFNGAFCQQNTCKSINNNRTPFDVALGSAQIHNAVAATPGDVIVLAYSLGAASTYHRLRQWANNPAQAPDPDRVLVVTFGNPENRFGGDDRAMFWTGLPRVQPYEHLDVAMQYDSVADRPTRWGWFSSVNATFARHLSYFGDVDINDPDNLVYRDGNTTYMLIKADVLPMLKWMDWFVGDAVMAGLDRFFRPLVEMDYRRPAFIAQGEGADWGNENPPPSLEPAARGLVENETAAQAARDADGADQDEPGLPDTPQPADADDVLLSEPEALPRDEIVEDDENDPDVVPDEDPDLDADLDADLDLDEEPETEPVTEPEPQTEPETEPADTDTAQDSDPGSADSL